ATTTTTAGACCCAACTAATTGGTCATCACTTATGATACTTTTGTAGCTTTCTATGTCAATAGTCATAGTGATATCTATATTCTTTTGTAGCTCTAAGTTTGTCCTCTTAAAACATAATGTTGAAATTGTAGTTCTTGTCAAATATCTGAAATCCACTTTTTACTTTTCAatgttaattaaacaaatttgatgtttgttttatctaataatagcAGTAGATTGTGTCAAGCCGAAAATAATAATACCATAAAAACACGAGGTTTAGTTAATTATGTCAACTCATCAAATCGCAAAGTTTATAACATGACAATTCGTGGCTTCACaggtaaattaaatttttacccatcacaaaaaaaagaatcataaaacataatataacacTCCATTTGTAGAATATCATACACCCTATAACATAAAACACACAACACCTctaacttataaaattaaaattatatattaatccaACGGTGTAAATTTACCAACTAAGTTCATCATGTCTACTCAATCATTAATAATGTCACAAAAATAACCAAATACACATCTGGACAcctaaattcaatataatcttttttatattaatattatttgtttgtattttaaatatataaataaatatatatttatatataatattatataattaaatattattttatttttaatttaaaatatttaattatataataacacatattaaatgTATACtggtaaatttaaaataagtttacatcattttaataacattcaTATGCCCACTTTATCCTGGCTAGAAAACCTAGGACTGTAAATACCCctctattttgtcaaattcctttattttttaatcttaaaaattggttatttatGAACCCAAAGCCGCAAAAGTCCTCCCAAAGGCCCAAAGTAACGTTAATCGGCTGTGCACAGACAACATAACGCAGCAATGGAGGGGAAGAAGACGAAAAGCAAAGCATCGCCTATCTCTCTTGAACAATTCGTCTCTCTTATGTCCCCCTTAATTGATTTAGAAaaggtttttctttctttctcttcctttttatcTCCAACTCATCAAAACAAATTTACacaacttcattttatttacatgtaTCACAGGAAGCTGAGATTTCAGCCTCAATCGCTTCTGGTGCCTCCAGAAACCTTGATACTTCCCAAAAGAAGGGCTCCGCTATTCTGAATCTGAAGTGTGTTGATGCTCAGGTTCTAATCAGccgtttctttatttttagttttcattACCATACAATATCAATATTAATACTTGTTTCTAATACTTTGATTGTGACAATAGACAGGGCTCATGGGAAAAACTCTTCTTGAGTTTCAATCCACAAAAGCCGAAGTTCTTCCTCCTCACAAGGTCTTCCTTTGTTCCTTTAACTTATAATAATATCTAGgcaaatttgttttgtttggaaATTTATATGTAATAGTATTAGCTTCTCATTTCTGCCTTTGTTCAAATGGTAGATTGACCCAACAACTTATTTTATAATGCTCATTCCCAGGGAActatttattttacttgttcTGTCCCAAGATATATGCGTTCTTTATCTATTACAAAGAAACGATACTCTCTAGTGTTTCACTGAtgtataatgatttttttttttcaattcctgCTTATCCTTCTTGTGGGGTTCGTGATTTTTTGTTTACCTGGTTCAGTTTGGCACCCATGATGTAGTTGTGTTAAGACCAAACAAGGCTGATTTAGGATCTCCTGCCCTTGGACAAGGTGTAGTTTACCGGCTAAAGGTATTTCTGATTTTGAAACGAaatgatggatgattatgttctTTCTCATGGTTGTGATGATAATTTCGTGTCAATATTGCACAGGACTCCTCAATCACTGTAGCTTTTGATGATGTCCCAGAAGATGGTTTAAATAGTCCTCTACGTTTGGAGAAGGTGGCAAATGAGGTACactatttaaattttctcaACTTTCGTCTCTTGATTAAAAGTTCTcagtttcttccttttctcCAAGATTACTATATTTAGATATATGGATAATAGGTTATTGTATcatttttacatttatatttttatttaccaTATGAATTGCCTTCCATGAGCTACAAATTCTTTTATAGAAGTAATATggaatttcatttatttacttaCTAGAAAGATTACTATGTGCAGGTAACATATCGTAGGATGAAGGATGCCTTAATTCAATTGAGTAAGGGTGTGCAAAAGGGGCCTGCATCTGACCTAGTTCCTGTTTTATTTGGAGATAGGTCACCAGCAGTGTCAAAGAAGGAAGTTACCTTCAATCCATTTAATTCCAACCTTGATCACTCGCAGGTGTGCAAGTGGTGCATTTAATGTTATTGAGctttctagaaaaaaaaaaagctggttttaattttttctttttatatttgttcaaGAAAGATGCCATTTCAAAGGCACTATCATCGAAAAACGTTTTCTTGCTGCATGGACCTCCTGGAACTGGAAAGACCACAACTGTAGTGGAGATAATATTACAAGAAGTGAAGCGTGGATCAAAGATTCTTGCATGTGCTGCTTCAAATATTGCTGTTGACAACATTGTTGAGCGTCTTGTTCCTCACAGGTATTTGATACCTTTATATATCAAGAAATAAAGTTTTATGTTAAGACTTGGCTTTAACTACGGTAACTTTATGTGAAGACTTGGCCTTAAATATGGTTAAGAAAAGGGTTAGTGGCTAATTAATTGGTGGTTTTAGATTTATTGTGTTACCAGTACCACACTATTTTTTCCCTCAGCATGGCATACCATCATGGCTAGTATGGGTCCTATGGGATGGCATATATCTCATGATGAATAAAagctttttaaaaatgattgaGAACAAAAAATGTTGATCCATTTACAGTTTTTTCTAGTGTTTTATACTTTATTGGTTTGGAGCCTGCATGTTCATACGTGTAGTTGATAAGGTTTCCTTGGCTGCTTATCAGGCAGGAGGAGATTTTCAATGCTAGATCCCAAATGGTTGgaatacaatttttattcatatctcAGTAGAATAGTAGGTTTCTAGGCTTTGAAGAACATTTTTTTGGTAACACTGATTTGCACCACAATAAAGCATCCAGTGAAATCATTTTTCTAAGCATTCTTAGATAGCTATCTATACCAAGCTTGCTTACATCTTTTAGTCAATTGGACTTGTAAGTAGTTGCTTTGCTATTAGAGTTGGGTATAAGCCATtcaattgttaaatatttatctatcgtCTTGACCATTTCTACTCAGTCAAACGGACATGTTGCTGCTGTATTTCCATTTGATATATTGGAGATTCAACTTCTTCTCTAACTTGATTTCATCAATTCTTTCCCCTTAAACAAGTTTGAGTGCTAAATGTAACACTACCACTTCTTAATTTAGAGTAAAGTTGGTGAGATTGGGGCATCCGGCACGTTTACTACCTCAAGTGTTGGAGAGTGCATTGGATGCACAGGTACATATAAATCTTAAGTTTTTTTGAAGAAGAAATTGCTTGTCAAATTCTATATTCATGAttgttttaagaaaatttttaactacCATCCCTTTCACGTGATTTGCTGTGCATGTATAACATCCATGTTACAAATTCATAGAACTTTACCCTTTGTCTTCTAGTTGTAAAATATTGTAATGTGGGTAAAGATCAAAATgaaactttattaattattttatgaagtATGATATATTTAGGGATTTACTTATTTAAGATGGACTATTGCTTATGTGCCTTTAGTATTATTTTCCCAAATTTGAGCTTCTAATGTGAGTATGGTTTTCTTTACTTATTTAAGTTGCtaggttattattttatatatgactTGACCATTATGAAATAGatcttatgttttatttttgagtCACAAACATTGATCGCTTTTATACATGATGAAAAATTGGGACATTTCCTCTTCCTTTTAATCTCTGGTGTTAATGGCCCTCATATACTTAGTGTTTTTTGGTAGGTTCTGCGAGGAGATAATAGTGCTTTGGCAAACGACATTCGGAAGGAAATGAAGGTATAAAACTAGACTTGATAGTGGAGTCAcagttatttatgtttgtagATTCAAACAAAATGTTGTTTGTACTTTTTGTTGAACTTTTATGATTCATTGTGAGTTTTTATGAGGGAACATTATAGAATGGGTCCGTTATCCTTACAAGCTGCTTCAAGAGCAAGTGTGAAAAGACTTGCTTACTTGATGATGAATTTTCTTATTACAATGTCTGCATGTCTGTTGCATTTGTCTAGACATTAAGTGGGAAGTTGTTGAAAGCCAAAGACAAAAACTCAAGGCGAGAAATCCAGAAGGAACTTCGGACTCTTTCCAAAGAAGAGCGCAAAAGGCAGCAGTTGGCTGTGACAGATGTGATTAAAAATGCAGATGTGGTGTTGACAACTTTGACCGGTGCATTTTCTCGCAAGCTTGATAACACTTCATTTGACTTGGTAATTATTGATGAAGCGGCTCAGGCACTTGAGATAGCATGCTGGATAGCTCTACTGAAGGTAATGGCTCATATTTTAAGCATGCACAGATATGCATTCAAACACGAAAAATATACATACGTATTTCCactaaaaactgaaaattctcagaaataaattactttaaatcTGAATGTTGTAAATTCAGCTTGTATACTGCTGCAATGGATATATCATCTCAACTGGCTATTGTTGTAAAGTTTGGACTTCAAAGATGGTTAATAATTGTTTGTTCTTCTAGAATGTATATCTTTCTTGAACATATATTGGGGATATCAAGATTAATGAAACCTCAATGCCAAAAGTTAATCGCTCATTTAATTTAGTTCAATCTGGCATATGAAACTTGTTTCAGGGTTCAAGATGTATACTTGCAGGAGACCATCTTCAGCTTCCCCCAACCATCCAAAGTGTAGAAGCTGAGAAGAAAGGGTTAGGAAGAACTCTCTTCGAACGCCTCGCAGACCTATATGGAGATGAAATTATGTCTATGCTCACTGTTCAGTATCGCATGCATGAACTTATTATGAACTGGTCATCTAAAGAGCTTTACAATAGTAAGGTACTTTAGTCTTATCTGGATGTTGGCCATGTGTTTAAATCACATGCAAGCAAATAGAAATCAGATGCTTTTGATTGTGCGCATGATAATGTACAGTTATTTATCATGACAGATCAAAGCCCATCCTTGTGTTGCTGCACATATGCTTTATGATCTTGAAGATGTGAAAAGGTCATCATCAACAGAACCAACCCTTCTTCTCATAGACATAGCTGGGTATGCAGTTTATTATTGgaattttctttaataatctGTGGTTGTCAGAGTTGTTTCTGGGATGTTGGTGCCCACATGGACAAAATCACTCaacttttttcatattttgtagTCACAAGATATATTTGTCAGCCAGTTGTTTTCATAACTCCGAAATGACTCCTCTTTATTAAAATGTGAACAAAACTCGGCTTTGTTTCTTTTGATAAGTTGCTGATATAATGGTAAAAGAAACAAAGGCCAagttaaatttttgttgttattggtAAGTTAATTCATGACAATTGAAAATAGTAAGTAAAAAGAGTAACTGGTTATCagatatgaaattattttgtctGAACCTAatgataatgaaataaaatagtgaaagctaaaaaaatgagttgataAACATTTGGGACTTATGTGTTTTAAGTATTTTTAGAATTCTAGTCTATCAtggattttttttccaaaaggaTTTCATCACCTGGAAGACTTCTTTTTGGTAGAGATGAAATATGTAATTGGTTTGTATTGATCTGCTTCAGGTGTGACATGGAAGAAAAAAAGGACGAAGAAGATAGCACACTGAATGAAGGCGAAGCTGAGGTTGCCATGGCCCATGCTAAGAGACTTGTACAAAGTGGAGTCCAGGCTTCTGATATTGGAATTATTACCCCTTATGCTGCAcaggcaatttttttttttggttaaataattttatgcattCATTACAAATTGACATTGAATACAGTGAGCAGTTGGCAATAGTCACCACAGAAATGATAACATGGCCTTCGTTTACATGCACAAATTctcattatattttcccttattttgtAACTGCAGGTTGTCTTACTGAAGATGTTGAAAAGCAATGATGATAAACTAAAAGATATGGAAATCTCAACCGTTGATGGTTTCCAAGGTAGGGAGAAGGAGGCCATTATTATTTCCATGGTCCGatcaaattcaaagaaagaGGTATGTTAAACCATTGTAGTACTAGCGTTGTCTCCTTAgattttagataatataaaatctCATCCAACATCTTTCATATGGAACTAAAAATACTTGAACTCAGTTCTTCAAAAACTTTTCAGGTAGGGTTTTTGAGTGATCGCAGAAGAATGAATGTGGCTGTGACACGAGCAAGAAGACAGTGTTGTCTTGTCTGTGACACCGATACAGTGACTAGTGATGGGTTCTTGAATCGATTAGTTGAGTATTTTGAGGAGAATGGGGAATATCTTAGTGGCTCAGAGTATCTCAATGTATAATTTGCATAGCATGGAAGAAGGCTTCTTGTTTCTCTGAGAGCTTTTGCACTCTGTAGACTATAGAGTATGATTTATAGCactttaaaatactaaaattttgatCACAGAAAAAGTCATCTTTTCTGGAACTGAATTTATTTGCTGCTATTTATCTGCAGAGTTGTTGGTAAAATTGGCCCGTTGACATTTCCCATTCATCCCTATCATGCATTGGGTTATTACTCATTCAATAGATGATACGTTTGCCAgtatttgttgattattttttctGGAATGTTGATAAGTAACGGTGCCCTTTACTTTTCCTATTATAGATTTCCTGCATACAAGGTACCTTTGCTCACAGAATGAAGTCTGAAAGTTGTGGGAAATAGGATGACAACCATAACAACCATCATTGTTCTAAGAATTGAATAAAGCATCCTGGGAAATTCTTTATTAGAAAAGTTCTGAATTTTTATCACTAATGCATGTGGTAGATCATGCTTATATTTGCAAGTCACTAATGcctccatttttttttcctccatAGAATCATTGTCTTCGTATTTTGAGTAGACATCAGACTTCGAGTTTAGAGTGTGGTCTTGACTAAAAAGTTAAAAGGTACAATCCTTTCTATTTATTCACTTTACTACTTGTTTGCTGCTTCACATTATTCAAGTATATTGGACGTGCAGAATTTTTCCTGAACTTACTGTTCTTCTGACTATATTGAATGGTAAATGTGGGTAGTCTATGTAAAATTAATGttagtattataaaatacttatATCAGATGTCCTCACTACCCAAAGGGGAGCAAAAATTCCAGGAGCATGCACAAATGTAGTGAAAACAAACCAAACTCACACTTTATCAGAACATCACCCACAGACAGAAATTAAGTTTGCTATCGTAACTGCAACAACGAAATTCCCTGTTTCTCACCTTTGTTACCATATATTATACTAGCACAGCAAGTCTTCCTATTGgtcaagtaaataaaattttcttatgtttCTCTGGTACTATAAGATAGAAATATGACAGTCATACCCAACCTGCAGTAGATCTAGAACGAACTAATCTATAGCCTGGTGTTGCTGATACATGAATGTATTTCCATTAGGATATTAGTGCAGCTAACTGTAACTTCAAAATTCAGCTATTCTTTCAGAAGTTCCAAATGGAAGTAGGTGGAGTAACCTCCTCTTGAGTATCATACACTTGGAAGCAACTGGCTTCTGCTCCTTGATGTTCTGTGATATCATGCATTTCAATCAGTGCATCCCAATTGAAACTCTTGTCAGCAAAGGCCGCTAGTTCACCATAATCTTTTGTTGAAGGTTCTGGTAGTAAAGAACACACTGGTGTATCAGTTGTTTCTACTGGACTATCAGCTTTCAGTATGCCTAACTGCTGTAAAAACTCATTTAGATCAATTTGCTGCTTCTCTTCATGATGTCCCAGCATCTTGTCAGATGAAAGTTCCACCTCTTGCTCCTTAACAGAAGGATCTTCCACTTGGGATTTATCACCTTTCATTGGGACCCTAGCATTTGACATGCCGGAAGTTATGGAACTAGAAGAAGAGGTTTGATTCAAAACTCCATTCGTCTTAAGTTCTTGTAGCCTTTGATGAATAACATGAACACTAGGCTGAGCGTTAATGTTAAGCAAGCCACAAGAAGGAAACATAGAAATGAAGTTTTTGGAAGGTATCCATTTGAACTTGTGTGATTTGTTTGGGGAATTAATAGAGTTAGGGTGAAGATGGGGAAGGTTGAGATAAGCATCAGGTCCATATAATCTCCTAGCAGCCTCATCATAAGCCATGGCAGCTTCTTCAGCAGTGGCATAAGAACCCAACCAGAGTCGAGTTCTTTTATTTGGCTCCCTGATCTCTGCAACCCATTTGCCCCAAGTTCTTTGCCTAACACCTCTGTAGTGGCAAGAGGCATTGAGAGGGCCTCCTTTGCCTCTGGTGGGGCCTTTCTTCCATGGCTTAAGTGGGTTTTTTCTGGAGTTATCCATGGGAATTAGGGTGAGTGAAAGTGAAGCAAAAGAGTGAGTGTGACTGTGACTGTGACTGTGACTGTGATTGAGAATGAGTAAGATAAAGGCGCGGAAAATGTAGGGAGTGTGAGTGCAGTTCGATTTAAATGTTGTCACGTTTTGAAAAAGCTTTTCAAGCCCCTTGAGACCGTTAGTCACATAACTTTCAAATccttttataattgtttaaaagTCAGTGGCATAAACCATGTGGCAAGCCATTACCCATGACATGACAAGCATGATTTGGTgcataaatatatttgtaaagaaATTTTGGAATCTCTCCCATTCttcttacaaaataaaaaattttcaaaattttctaataattcatAAACAAATAGATACAAAAGGAAAAAGTAGAAATCTCTTCTTATTCATTTGTCTTAGAAAGCAAAATTTCCTCTTTTTTGTAATGTTACTTCTGATGAAACATGGGTTAAAAAGAACAAAGGGTTTGGAGGATTGAGTTTGATGACAGCATATACAAGCAGATTGGCATCTAACTTTAAGAGGGtggaaagtaaaaaatatagtCTTAGACCTAAAACTTAAGAATCCTAGCAGTGTCATAGAACAGTATAAACTTTGGCCTTTCAAGATGAGAATAGATTCATTTCTGAAAATAGAATTTTCCCATTCCAAAAACATTAGGGTTTAGTTTAATGGTGAGAGAGTGGTCTTAGTAGAAGAGAGCCTGCAGAGTTAATAGTATAAAGCAGCTCACGGGACCAAAAAAATAACGTGAGTTTCACTATCACTAAAAACCAGAAGAATGGTCAATAGCTTCATGACTATGTACTTGTCAGATATGCTCTTCTTTACGGGCGACCCAACTCAATTTTATCCATCTTTCTAAAATTCCTTTTaacccaaaacaaaaataaaattatatgacgAATCGCCTCATTGGTTGAAGTGATTGAATTGAAGTGTGAGTGTGTAAAATGAGATgtatattgaattgaattgggCACCTCAACATTTGAGATTTTCACGAGCTGAATTTCACATGTTCTTCTGCCATTATCAACCTGATTCCCGGGGACTTGCCTTCATCTTTATCTCATGCAATGCCAGCCTCTGTCTCTCTGACCTCATGCATATTCCAAACAAATCTACCAACTGCTACAGGAATTCTGCAAATGCTCTGTCATCGTCTACCTCCTACATCTTTATATCACATGCTCTTATTATCTAGGCGTTCAAATCTATTATCATCATCTGGGCATTTGGTTGGggatctatcttttattatttatagagGTCGTTTGGtttcataaatttaaagattatcttagtaatctatcttttattacttacattctcttgtttaatttataaataataaacgattatggtaatattttatcCCCAATGATGACGTGAAAGataatataggtagtaatctgattatcaccttcaccttaaatattaaaagttattgagataatcttgattttattataattatattatattatattaattttttgagaaaaataaatttatttttaattaatataacaaataatataaaaaatatttaaaaataatgatattcaagagcatttaagtaaaataatttactaggattcttttattacttttaaccaaacacaataactatttatacctactaaattttatcaaacaaaataatcatttatatcgaataatcttttaagtaatttattttcaaggcaatctctctattttgataataaaacattacccaaaatAAACGCTCccatattattttgtttagtttataaataataaaaaaaatttgtaatcttctattatcaattatgatatgataggtaatataaTGAACAATTTTATTACCATTTTAACctcaagtattaaaaaattatcacagtaattttgattttattatagttatattcttattttttaattttttaaaacaaaaataacttcattttcaattaacataataagtaacataaacaatattttagaataattatacccaaaaatatttaaataaaataatatactaatattatttttattacatttaattaaacataataattatatatatctactaaattttatcaaatataaaattatttatacccagtaatattttaagtaatatatctttaatataatctttcaattttaataataaaatattttttaaaccaaacacacCCAACATAGGATGAGTATATGATCAATCTCATAATCATTAGActaaataaatcaagatttgATCTTGATATGTGTTTGTTGAGTCTTACACTCAAGACCTCATTCTTGGGATCTCACACTCATACCACTCAAACTACCTTAAGGGTATGTGTGACCTGGTTGTGCCACCTCAAATTTGATTGGCAACTTGTGTAAGATATATGCCAAGATAATCAATGGAGTGTGCAACCAATTGTTAAAAAACTGATTGACTAGGAATCATCAATTGAGCTAAGTCAACCTCAAATGCGACGAGAATTTTATTTGTATCTTACTTGTATTATGCATTTTGTACCGcgaattcataattatttaaattacaatAGAATGTGAAATTGAAAACTTTTTGACAAAGTGTTTTTGAACCGAAATCTGGTCAACAAGTTCTAtctttataacaaaaaatacgATAATCAATCAAACAGAATGATTGAAtgttatatgatttatatttatatatctttacaattcaaaccataatctagatcaaaataaaattcaaataaaagttataatttgttcaatttgatatataaaatagtttaatttgatttaagattttatcaaaccaatttttttacatttttatttagtttaatttaaaaaatttctcgAACTGAATAATGTATACCCCTATCCACTTTTAAGGCaagaaaatatgttatataACATTAAtgttaattacaattttatacacCAATATTCTGCGATATAAGGAACAATGTCCAGACGCGGGTGATGACAGTGACATGACTAATGCTCCATTTCTTCTGGTACACCTACATTACCCATAATTTTGCACTCCATGCCGGGGACTTTGGGTTACGTCCCACGAGTTGTTCGGCTCaacctattaaaaaataataaaattattagaattttatatatatatatatatataaaatttcaggCTAACTAAGGATATGTAAAGACAACTTAAGGATTTTAGGTTATACCACAGGTCTCGTCATGTTTTGTTAATTGGCAAGTTTAGACACAACACAACCTATGAACATGACAAATCACATTAGATTTGACCAAACACTAACCCATTTCTGTGTCTACTGATGACATTAACCAAAGTTTAATATGTTTGGCTAATCTTTACTTTTgcattaaaaactaaattcacttgcataaaaggaaaaaaaaattatgcttgTGGCTTGCAATAGCTTGAGATTAGACAATAAATGAAAACCAATTATTTATCTTCActaaggttttcataaccaatATATACAATCAAAAACAAAGTTAAGACATGTCTTTACAAGCTTCCATCCTGTTAGGTTACGTCATATTATCTATAGAAGTGGTCATCAAGAAGGAAAACATAGCTACAATACAACAACAATATCACATCAGTTTTAAGTATACATAACCTCTGACTTTTGGAAGCAAAATATCCAGGGCCCATGAAAAATAAGATTTGAGATGCGGGCATAAATGATACTATGCATTTAAATGCGAAAACCAACCAGGATGGATGGCAACATTTTATTTGGTCCTTTTTCTTTGGGTTGGGCTTCCTTTGCACATGTTTCTCCATTTATCTTTCAGGTCAACTGTCGTACGATCCATCAGAAACACAGAACTACCAAATTCCAAAATCTTCTTCCATGGGATATTTCTATCATTGACACTAGAAAATTTCTCCACCCCCATCTGCACCAGTAGAAGCAATGGTTAACATGTAAAAATACCTGACTAAACATAAGTGATGATAAATGAGAACGGCAATGCTGCATCTCAATGAAACTGAAGATTCCAGATTGGAAATCATGAAgggaaaaaacaaatttattgtcCTGAGTCTGAAGATTCTAAATCATCATGCCCATGTTTCACATTCATCAGACCAGCATATAGCAGCAACATATATATTCTGAAAATTGAAAGcaaataaatcttatttttgaATTCTTCACTTTCAAAAGAATGATCTTATATACAATGTGAGATGCAGAAGAAGGAAAATCAATAAGTACATTGTTTTTCAATCTGACATATTCATGTAAGTAAAATATACAAACCTTAAGCATCTCTTGTTCTTGAAGTGTCCATGGAAC
The genomic region above belongs to Mangifera indica cultivar Alphonso chromosome 15, CATAS_Mindica_2.1, whole genome shotgun sequence and contains:
- the LOC123197973 gene encoding DNA-binding protein SMUBP-2 isoform X2, which codes for MGKTLLEFQSTKAEVLPPHKFGTHDVVVLRPNKADLGSPALGQGVVYRLKDSSITVAFDDVPEDGLNSPLRLEKVANEVTYRRMKDALIQLSKGVQKGPASDLVPVLFGDRSPAVSKKEVTFNPFNSNLDHSQKDAISKALSSKNVFLLHGPPGTGKTTTVVEIILQEVKRGSKILACAASNIAVDNIVERLVPHRVKLVRLGHPARLLPQVLESALDAQVLRGDNSALANDIRKEMKTLSGKLLKAKDKNSRREIQKELRTLSKEERKRQQLAVTDVIKNADVVLTTLTGAFSRKLDNTSFDLVIIDEAAQALEIACWIALLKGSRCILAGDHLQLPPTIQSVEAEKKGLGRTLFERLADLYGDEIMSMLTVQYRMHELIMNWSSKELYNSKIKAHPCVAAHMLYDLEDVKRSSSTEPTLLLIDIAGCDMEEKKDEEDSTLNEGEAEVAMAHAKRLVQSGVQASDIGIITPYAAQVVLLKMLKSNDDKLKDMEISTVDGFQGREKEAIIISMVRSNSKKEVGFLSDRRRMNVAVTRARRQCCLVCDTDTVTSDGFLNRLVEYFEENGEYLSGSEYLNV
- the LOC123197973 gene encoding DNA-binding protein SMUBP-2 isoform X1, producing the protein MEGKKTKSKASPISLEQFVSLMSPLIDLEKEAEISASIASGASRNLDTSQKKGSAILNLKCVDAQTGLMGKTLLEFQSTKAEVLPPHKFGTHDVVVLRPNKADLGSPALGQGVVYRLKDSSITVAFDDVPEDGLNSPLRLEKVANEVTYRRMKDALIQLSKGVQKGPASDLVPVLFGDRSPAVSKKEVTFNPFNSNLDHSQKDAISKALSSKNVFLLHGPPGTGKTTTVVEIILQEVKRGSKILACAASNIAVDNIVERLVPHRVKLVRLGHPARLLPQVLESALDAQVLRGDNSALANDIRKEMKTLSGKLLKAKDKNSRREIQKELRTLSKEERKRQQLAVTDVIKNADVVLTTLTGAFSRKLDNTSFDLVIIDEAAQALEIACWIALLKGSRCILAGDHLQLPPTIQSVEAEKKGLGRTLFERLADLYGDEIMSMLTVQYRMHELIMNWSSKELYNSKIKAHPCVAAHMLYDLEDVKRSSSTEPTLLLIDIAGCDMEEKKDEEDSTLNEGEAEVAMAHAKRLVQSGVQASDIGIITPYAAQVVLLKMLKSNDDKLKDMEISTVDGFQGREKEAIIISMVRSNSKKEVGFLSDRRRMNVAVTRARRQCCLVCDTDTVTSDGFLNRLVEYFEENGEYLSGSEYLNV
- the LOC123197974 gene encoding dehydration-responsive element-binding protein 2F-like, whose product is MDNSRKNPLKPWKKGPTRGKGGPLNASCHYRGVRQRTWGKWVAEIREPNKRTRLWLGSYATAEEAAMAYDEAARRLYGPDAYLNLPHLHPNSINSPNKSHKFKWIPSKNFISMFPSCGLLNINAQPSVHVIHQRLQELKTNGVLNQTSSSSSITSGMSNARVPMKGDKSQVEDPSVKEQEVELSSDKMLGHHEEKQQIDLNEFLQQLGILKADSPVETTDTPVCSLLPEPSTKDYGELAAFADKSFNWDALIEMHDITEHQGAEASCFQVYDTQEEVTPPTSIWNF